The window CTGTTGctctcacattttttaaatgaattcatGAATCGTTGAATTGAGGTGAACAAAATGATAGAACATTACGATATGACCATATTAGGAATGAGGGCGGGGTTAACAAAAGCGaaatccaaaggtttacttttgcagattcttctgaAAGTATAAAATAGTTGCAATGGAGATAAAACCCACAGAAAAGCCGCCGTTTTGGAAAAAAGTGTTAGTTTTCATGATTTTGTCATTAGGGTGGGAGGGGCAGGAGAGCTCCTTGAATCTTTAGCTTTTCTTCACTGCCACAGCAAAAACGgagcaaataataaaataaagaacagcTTTGGTTGAGGCTGGAATCGTCTGGTCCCGGCTGCTGCTTCGTCTCATGCAGGTTTGAAGCatttcttttggggggggggcttgtgtTGGGTCCGTTTCTCTGGATCTGGGTTGTGTTTCGGgcagaaatgaaacatttggTGTCTGCGTTTCAGTACGAGTACGCCCTCCGtcatctgtttgctctgctGAACCTGTGCGAGAGCGGATACCCTGCAGCCAGGTTGGTGTTGGCTTCTGTCCGGGCTCTAACGCCCCTAAACCCTCCACCCTGCTGCTATCCTGACGTCTGGCTGTCTTGCTCCACAGCATCCAGGCAGCCATGGACTCTGTGTGTCCCTTCAGCCACTGATAGGAGCTTCCCCGTGGAAAGAGCTGCTCTTTGCGCCGCCTTACAATCATTTCTGGATGTGGGTTTCCATGGTAACGCAGCGTTCTGGGCTGCAGATCGGCTGGACGTCGATCAAGCAGCTTCTTCAGAAGGTCCAGAACTGAAGAAGCTGAAAAACGTCTCCTACAGAACTTCATCGTGACAAAAATGAATGAGAAAACACAAcattaacacttttttaaattgtttttatccgtttgacggggagtttgtatttttgatgaGTTGCACTTTCACTGTGAAgagtttttggacttttttgattttattgttttagcagAAGATTGTGTAATGACTTCTTACTGGCTTTAAtgcaaaaaactaaacaatgaATGTGTTTCTGAGTCTTCTGCGATGCAGAAATCTGCAAATAAattctgacaaaccaaaactGAGTCTTGCACTCAACCCTGTTCTCCTGTCGCAAAGTTTGTTGGGAGGAATtctgtcaagaaaaaaaatcaaagtttcttCTTTGTCTTAAGCACATATTCAAGAAAAGGAGTTCCTTAAGGAAAGTCCTGTTCTGTAGTGGGACGTCAGAGGATTTGACCTTAAGCACATAATGGTGAAACTGCGACATCAAGTGGCGGGATGTGTTACTACACCCAAAGGGAAAATTCatgaccaaagaaaaaaaacatttttcttgttgcaGTGAATCACTACAGATGAATTTTAAtcccaaaagaaaatgaaatcaaataaaatttaatgaaATGTTAATAACACACATAAAAAGTATACAGTACAATGGAACGATCAAACTACAAAAGTTCATTTACCAGAAAGAACAGAGAAATtcgtttattatttttaaagacttcATTTAAAGCTCAAAATTTTGTAGCAAAATCTAATAACAGGTGAATTTGTAACACGTTGACCGCTACAGGAGATCATTCCCAACTCGTCTTTGTGCCAGAGGTAAACTGCATTACTGTCGTTTAGGAGGATGTACATGTTTTCATTTAGATTTAGGAAATTCCTACTGTTGTACCAAGGAAAGCATGTTTGATGCAACAATCAAACTTTCCAggttgggatcaataaagtacctTCATCTGATCTCATCTTATTAAACATACTAAATTTAACAATATTATTACCAATTAGCAAATTGGCTTAAAATGTGCCAACAGGGTTAAAacagtttagaagatgaatgaattaatgaaaatgttCCATTTAGTTTTAACTCTCCTGTTCTGTCTATAGACATCAATGATTGTTTCTATTTGAAATAGAAGTGGAGTAACTGAACCATTTGGGTTTTATCTGCACTAAATAAGCAAAACAGTAAAatttcaaagagaaaaaggacttttaattttttaaagtttattcttattattaatattattgtaattttatatttttagaaattCTATTTGGCCTAGATCTTAAGAGGAGGGCTAATTCAGTCCAAGTTAATAAATATAACAGACATGGAATCCTGATGAAAAcaaattagaattaaaaaatgattgcCTATTAATTGTCGCATCTCCTCTTTATGTTGCCGCATTTTCCTCGAAGGGGAAAAGAGAAGCGACTTTAAACCAATTGACTGGTCCTAAAATTCTTCACTTTTTATAtctttcatttctatttttctttgtttagtcTATTTTTGAGTTAAGATTTGATCATCTGTATGACAAAAGCTGAAAACAAAACCTTCATTTTCCTCAGGTGTTATTTCGATGCTCACCACAGGGTGGCGGCAGCGCATCTTTTCACCGTTAGCCGCCATCTATTGATAcacagaagaagaggaagaatgaCAAAACTGCTCTCAGCGAGACCGAAGGAAACTTGAAAGTTACCGACGCCACAGGTCGAGTTGTACGACGGGAGCTCCGAACGCGGTTCTTTGGGCGGAACCGGACTCGTGACGCCTGTCAGACCCGCCTCAGCTGTTCGGACCCGGTGGCTTTTTCGCATTTTTTTAGTTAGCTGCTTTGCTAACTTGGACATTCGGGTTCTATCAGCTGGTTTCGTTGCGCAAGAAGAAGACCCGGTGGCGCTTCGCTGCTCTCCGTGATGGGATCCAGGGCGTCGACGTTACTTCGAGAAGAAGAAATcgaagaaattaaaaaagagaCTGGCTGTAAGTTTGCGTTTTTCAGACCGTAACTGTCAGCTGAAGTGAGACGACAGTTTGGTCTCAGAGACAGATCATGATGGAGAAGAAGTGTTGTTGTTTGGAGTTTCAGCGTTTCAGTTCCGTTTTTCTCCAAGTTGTTttcctagaaaaaaacaaacagatttagCCAAATTATTTAGATTGCTATAATCCAATTTAGTCCAGACAGATAGTGTGAGAAGAAAAATGCATTGAACATATTCATTCTGCCGATAATTATTTTAgccttttatttgttatttattgtgtattttcagtgggatttttaaaatgatttttttatattatagaGTTATGGTAAAATAAGTTCCCCTTTGCTGGATCATTAAAGTTTAATTGCATTCTGATTTGACGTGAGTGGCCAACACGGAGGAATTAGGGTGTAACACCCCACAGCAGAGCTGGACTGCTACTGAAAAACCATCTGATGAAGGTCAAAGTAAGAGTTGTAAGCATGAACGGACAGTGGGATGGAGAGGGTTAACCTAGAGCTACCTTCAGTAGAGCCCAGGCTTCATCTGAAGGATCTGCTtcatgtttaaataaagtttgatttccaGCCTTAGGCAGAAATCAGTTTCTTACTGAACCCAGAAGGTGAGGGATAAATGTCCGTATGCGGGTTAGAAGTTGGATTCACGCTGTcgtccctcctcctccctgcagTCTCCCACAGTCAGATCACTCGACTCTACAGCCGCTTCACCAGCCTGGACAAAGGGGAGAATGGCACGCTCAGGTAAACTACAACCCAAACACCCTGAAAAGCAGCTTAGACATTGGCGGGATGGCTGTGCATCAGCGGTTCGGCTTAACCTGTGGCTTCAAACCTCCGGGGCGGGCGTCCTGCTTCATTTCACACACGGCCGCTCAGTTtcttattggggggggggtgcctgATCCAGGAAAGTAGCTGCAGGTGGAGCAGGGATTTGTGGGAAAGGGCAGGAATGGACTTTGACTCAATGAAATGCTTCTCCAGGAAGTCAAAACGAGGTCAGACGTTCCACGTTCTGAGTGTTGGAACattgttctgtttggttctcaGCCTGACGTCTTTGTGGTCAGGCTCAGGCCGCGTGACAGAACGATAAACCATAGATGATAATTAAGCAACAAGCAGCTGAGTTGGCTGCGAGGAGACCGGGTCAGACCGGGTCAGACCGGGTCGGCTGCAGGCCACAGGTCAGCGATTCAAGGACAGAACAAGCAAACATTTCATGGAACTCTGACTGTCCTAAGAAGCTGTTGACACATCACAAGCGTTGCTGCAGTTCTTCTCATCTGTGGTCTTCAGGCCGTGTTGATGCAACAGAATGAACAGAAACATCAAAGAACTCTGAACAACCAGGACTGTGGGTCGGTACCGACGTGGAGATCCGGTTCACGGATCAGACTAGGATATTTACTGTTTATTATATCCTCTTTGACTCGTTCCCACATGTGTCTTTTACTGGATGTATGAAATGAAACTAATAATTAGCATCATctataccttttttatttagaacaggGGACCGAAATCAACAGAACACAAAGATTTAGAAAGAAATGGTTTCAGCAAAAGATTCTCCGTCATTTTCCTGCTTCACTTCAGCAGGAGACCAAACCTAAACATCGCCGTCGTTTCGGATCTTTtaacaacaaatcctgaaaatgttctccacagttTTCCTGCTGTCTGCAGCTCCCGTAGATCCACGAGAAGATAAAACTAGAAAAAACTCTCTGtccttttagaaaataaaaacactttagaaCATGTAACAGACGTTTTCGGTTCGGCTTCTCCATCACGCTAGCAGACCGTCACATGACGTGACACGAGTCACGCCGTTGATCCTGAGATccttattaaaatatttttaattaaaaagtctttatttttttacattaaaatgatccactttttctttctttccagaACTTGTTTCACTAAACCgaacttcaaataaaaacactccGTAGTTTTACTTTGACAATAACAACCTTcacaaacactttattttgaaaatgtatatttacttcctgtttgtttaCATTATTCTGCAACTATAGAGTGATAATTACATTTtctgaagtgtatttttttaccGTGCTTTCCAATATTTCTAAAGATCATGAATCCCTGATCTCAAACatcacaaatatttgtttttgtctggaaTAGACGGCGAGTATCCGAGTATTCGAATACTCAAAAGTCCTCCCCATAAGTGACTTTGGaagtgaaagaataaaaatctcTTTATTCCACTATAAAAGTTTTAACTCTGAGGAGCTGAACTTTAATTTGAGACTAAAGTGTCACGCCTGATTTGAGAGGCTTGTTAAGTTCAGTTTTACAGTAACTTCATCTTAAAAACCTCCTCTGAAGTGCGtgtgatgtcatttcctgcCGTCTTTCACGGTGACCTTGCTCTGACGTCTGCAGCCGAGAGGATTTCCAGAGGATCCCGGAGCTGGCCATCAACCCTCTGGGAGACCGAATCATCAACGCCTTCTTCCCCGACGGGTGAGTCTGGACTTTGTGACGATGGCGGGCATACtttaagaaaattaggctttaaattgaattttttcgtctctcttttttcaaatctgtgTGAATCCATGCAACggaaaataaatgcagtttgaaaaagatcgtatttgtgacttGGCAAATATGCTGCttctagctccgcccctttttgatcctccacctgcagaccaacagatccatgaacgtctttgttttccacgtctgagctggaatctggatcagaactggacgactggatagctctgacattgctgccatttttgttgcatggctaatgttagcttggggggggggggggtgagggctgtaagctagagggagagagtgtaaacataaGGATGTCGGGAAATAGACCAGcccaactcggaggtgaatttctaatgaactcccgtcgctctgcagaaactacgtcctagaaaaggtttttctcattaaaacactttaaagatCCGTCAAAGTGATGGCAGTGGGActtcaaagctaaaaaaagaGCAGATGTGGTCGGGTTCCATGATTTGTGTGGGTTTTAACTGCAGCCCGGGTTTGTGTCGGCTTTAGGTTTCTGTTTTCTGGCTCagactggtttgtttttgtcctggtTTGTGCCTCGGTGTCGGGTTTCCCGCCCCGTTTCTGAGCTGAACCGACGGGTTTTTCAGAGAGGATCAGGTGAACTTCAGAGGCTTCATGCGGACCCTGGCTCACTTCCGGCCGGTCGAGGACAACGAGAAGAACAAGAACCTGTCCAACACGGAGCCGCTCAACAGCCGCACAAACAAACTGCACTGTGAGTCCGCCCCTCCCTCACAGACGCCCACCCCCTGGACCTTCACCGCATTGATGTGCTGATGCTTTTCTCCACAGTTGCCTTCCAGCTGTACGACCTGGACCGGGATGACAAAATCTCTCGGGACGAGTTGCTGCAGGTGGGAGCCGCTTTAGCCCACGGAGACACCCGGGTTTGTTacgtaggggggggggggggggggggggggggggggcggtttGGGTTAAATGTGCAGCTCCAGGCGCAGCTGGCTGGACCGGCCCTGTTGTGTAACGTTTGCTCTGCAGACTTTGGCCTCGTGCAGATAATGCCGCCGTCCTCCGGTCCGTCTGGCTCCTCCCC is drawn from Oryzias latipes chromosome 22, ASM223467v1 and contains these coding sequences:
- the chp1 gene encoding calcineurin B homologous protein 1; its protein translation is MGSRASTLLREEEIEEIKKETGFSHSQITRLYSRFTSLDKGENGTLSREDFQRIPELAINPLGDRIINAFFPDGEDQVNFRGFMRTLAHFRPVEDNEKNKNLSNTEPLNSRTNKLHFAFQLYDLDRDDKISRDELLQVLRMMVGVNISDEQLGSIADRTIQEADTNGDGCISFTEFIKVLEKVDVEQKMSIRFLH